The Paenibacillus sp. 481 DNA window TGTCTACTGCATTAAACATACGCGCAAAATAAGGTCCTTGCTCAGGCAAATCTGTAGCGGAACCTCCGCAAAGAATCATAACGTCTACTTTCTCTTTGTACGCCTCTGCCTCGTCGATGGATACGACTGGAACACCCGCTTGTACAGATGATGGATCACGGCGTGTAAATACCGCCACAAGTTCCATATCCTCATTTTGCTGAATAGATTGTTCTACACCTTTGCCTAAATTACCGTAACCAACAATACCAATACGAATCGGTGCTGTCATATGTCTCTCCTCCTCATTTTCCCAAATTCTACTTTATTATATACGAATCGTCACGATAAGACAGTTAATAGTCGGTTTTAGTACCTTATATTTTAAGTTGATACTTATGTTCGCTGCTCTAGCGCCACTTTTAATCCAAAACCTATTAAAATGACACCTGTAATACGTTCAATAACGAGCTGCACTTGCGGTTTCTGAAACCACGTCTTCATGACATGAATGAACCAGATGAAAACGAGCAGCCAGACGATAAGCAGTACCGCATAAGTGACACCCATAATCATATATGGATAAAATGAAGCTTCGTTCGCGTCCACAAACTGAGGTAAAAAAGTTAGAAAAAATAGAGCTACTTTCGGGTTCAGCACATTTGTAATGACACCTTGCATATAACATTTGCGCAATTGACTGTAGTCCGTTGAAGGGCGAAGCGCGGTAATCGTTTGCTCTTCTTCATTCTCTTGCTGTTTATCAGATGATGGTCTTTTAGACAGGAGAGACGTCACACCAATAAAAATTAAATAGGCCGCACCGATCCATTTTACAATTTCATATAGCAAAGCAGACTGAGCTAACAAGAGAGATAGTCCTGTTGCCGCCGCAAAAGTATGAACCAATATACCTGTAGCTGTACCGAACACGGTCGCGCTTCCGCCGCCTTTTCCGTATCTGATTGTGCTCTT harbors:
- a CDS encoding LysE family translocator — translated: MEQFTLFLMMSLALILTPGADTALVTKSTIRYGKGGGSATVFGTATGILVHTFAAATGLSLLLAQSALLYEIVKWIGAAYLIFIGVTSLLSKRPSSDKQQENEEEQTITALRPSTDYSQLRKCYMQGVITNVLNPKVALFFLTFLPQFVDANEASFYPYMIMGVTYAVLLIVWLLVFIWFIHVMKTWFQKPQVQLVIERITGVILIGFGLKVALEQRT